A region from the Longimicrobiaceae bacterium genome encodes:
- a CDS encoding aldo/keto reductase, whose product MQKRNLGNGGLSVAAIGYGAMGLSHGYGPATDKQQAIALVRAAAERGVTLFDTAQIYGAANEEIVGEALEPFRRQVAIATKFGFDLGRGSQVLNSRPDNIRQVTEGSLKRLRVEAIELYYQHRVDPDVPIEDVAGTVKDLIAEGKVKHFGLSEAGEQTIRRAHAVQPVAAVQSEYSLWWREPETNGVLAACEELGIGFVPFSPLGKGFLTGKIDENTTFDSSELRGSTFPRFTAENRIANQAVVGLLARIAAKKNATPAQIALAWLLAQKPWIVPIPGTTKLHRLEENLGAATVDLTEDDLREIEDAAAKITVHGDRYPAHLQQRVGR is encoded by the coding sequence AGCGATGGGGCTGAGCCACGGCTATGGCCCGGCGACGGACAAGCAGCAGGCGATCGCGCTCGTCCGCGCGGCGGCCGAGCGCGGCGTGACGCTCTTCGACACGGCGCAGATCTACGGCGCCGCCAACGAGGAGATCGTGGGCGAGGCGCTGGAGCCGTTCCGCCGCCAGGTGGCGATCGCCACCAAGTTCGGGTTCGACCTCGGCCGTGGGAGCCAGGTCCTGAACAGCCGGCCCGACAACATCCGGCAGGTCACCGAGGGCTCGCTCAAGCGGCTCCGAGTGGAGGCGATCGAGCTCTACTACCAGCACCGCGTGGACCCGGACGTGCCCATCGAGGATGTGGCGGGCACGGTGAAGGACCTCATCGCCGAGGGCAAGGTCAAGCACTTCGGCCTCTCCGAGGCGGGCGAGCAGACCATCCGCCGCGCGCACGCGGTGCAGCCCGTGGCGGCGGTCCAGAGCGAGTACTCGCTGTGGTGGCGCGAGCCGGAGACGAACGGCGTGCTGGCGGCGTGCGAGGAGCTGGGGATCGGCTTCGTGCCGTTCAGCCCGCTGGGCAAGGGGTTCCTGACCGGGAAGATCGACGAGAACACGACGTTCGACAGCAGCGAACTCCGTGGCAGCACCTTCCCGCGCTTCACGGCCGAGAACCGGATCGCGAACCAGGCGGTGGTCGGCCTGCTGGCCAGGATCGCCGCGAAGAAGAACGCGACCCCGGCGCAGATCGCGCTCGCCTGGCTGCTGGCGCAGAAGCCGTGGATCGTGCCCATTCCCGGCACCACCAAGCTCCACCGCCTGGAGGAGAACCTGGGCGCTGCGACCGTCGATCTCACCGAGGACGACCTGCGGGAGATCGAGGACGCCGCCGCGAAGATCACCGTGCATGGGGACCGTTACCCCGCGCACCTGCAACAACGTG